A genomic segment from Propioniciclava sp. MC1595 encodes:
- a CDS encoding DUF3043 domain-containing protein, translating to MSLFKKSAEPEPTPEPEASVHAPGGKKSAPTPTRREAEAARRARLNPQLSPKEARRRERQAQYAVRDKQFAAAEASPARTLMRDHVDARFNPAEFAMPILLGIMAATLIPALLPHIQWFLYASWAYIAVMVADVVLMWRSYKRLLAERHPGTPLRGLLMYGFNRQMTFRRWRRPAPRIKRGEAY from the coding sequence GTGTCCCTGTTCAAGAAGTCCGCCGAGCCCGAGCCGACGCCCGAGCCCGAGGCGTCCGTGCACGCCCCCGGCGGCAAGAAGTCGGCGCCCACGCCCACCCGTCGCGAGGCCGAGGCGGCCCGCCGGGCGCGACTCAACCCCCAGCTCTCCCCCAAGGAGGCCCGCCGCCGCGAGCGCCAGGCCCAGTACGCGGTGCGCGACAAGCAGTTCGCCGCCGCCGAGGCCTCCCCGGCCCGCACGCTGATGCGCGACCACGTCGACGCCCGCTTCAACCCGGCCGAGTTCGCGATGCCGATCCTGCTCGGCATCATGGCGGCCACCCTGATCCCGGCGCTGCTCCCCCACATCCAGTGGTTCCTGTACGCCTCCTGGGCCTACATCGCGGTGATGGTCGCCGACGTGGTGCTGATGTGGCGCAGCTACAAGCGGCTGCTCGCCGAGCGCCACCCCGGCACGCCGCTGCGCGGCCTGCTGATGTACGGCTTCAACCGCCAGATGACGTTCCGCCGCTGGCGCCGTCCCGCGCCGCGGATCAAGCGGGGGGAGGCGTACTGA
- the lipB gene encoding lipoyl(octanoyl) transferase LipB, whose product MQHPSTRDGFTFEYLGFDGTDLAPSDYRATWDYQRAVHARVVAGEVGPQVLYVQHPPVYTAGRRTLDTERPFDGTPVIDVDRGGKITYHGPGQLVGYPIVTLSRQIGPLEYVRRLEQAVIDVLAPLGIRGGRVDGRTGVWLPADDGRPERKICAIGIRVSRMTTMHGFALNVSADSVGPFGNIVPCGIDDAGVTSIADEVGSAAALVDVARDLEPLLARELAFALETGAAGRAARLPVEAAGA is encoded by the coding sequence GTGCAGCATCCCTCCACCCGTGACGGGTTCACGTTCGAGTACCTGGGCTTCGACGGCACCGACCTGGCCCCCAGCGACTACCGCGCGACCTGGGACTACCAGCGCGCCGTCCACGCCCGGGTGGTCGCCGGAGAGGTCGGCCCGCAGGTGCTCTACGTGCAGCACCCGCCCGTCTACACCGCCGGACGCCGCACCCTCGACACCGAGCGCCCCTTCGACGGCACCCCGGTGATCGACGTCGACCGCGGCGGCAAGATCACCTACCACGGCCCCGGCCAGCTGGTCGGCTACCCGATCGTGACGCTGTCGCGCCAGATCGGACCCCTCGAGTACGTGCGCCGCCTCGAGCAGGCGGTGATCGACGTGCTGGCCCCGCTCGGCATCCGTGGCGGGCGGGTCGACGGGCGCACCGGCGTCTGGCTGCCCGCCGACGACGGACGCCCCGAGCGCAAGATCTGCGCCATCGGCATCCGGGTGTCACGGATGACGACCATGCACGGGTTCGCCCTCAACGTGTCCGCCGACTCGGTCGGCCCGTTCGGCAACATCGTGCCGTGCGGCATCGACGACGCCGGCGTGACCAGCATCGCCGACGAGGTCGGCTCGGCCGCCGCGCTGGTCGACGTCGCCCGGGACCTGGAGCCCCTGCTGGCCCGTGAGCTCGCCTTCGCCCTCGAGACAGGTGCGGCCGGTCGCGCCGCGCGACTCCCCGTGGAGGCCGCGGGGGCCTAG
- a CDS encoding PspA/IM30 family protein produces MAGLFERLKLVFNAKADKALDKLEDPRETLDYSYQRQLELLQKVRRGVADVATSRKRVELQANQLDAEMKKLTLSASRALEVNREDLAREALTRKSGLQGQLDDLMAQHATLQGEEEKLVRASTRLQAKVDAFRTRKETIKATYSAAEAQTRINEAFTGISEEMGDVGLAIQRAEDKTAQMQARAGAIDELLASGALEDPSGSFKDDITRELDSLASSSQVENELAALKASMGQLTTGAAPQAAPQLPSAPAEPVDAEVDEVAPTAEAPEGHAPEQGKPAQGV; encoded by the coding sequence ATGGCCGGTTTGTTCGAACGCCTCAAGCTTGTCTTCAACGCCAAGGCCGACAAGGCGCTGGACAAGTTGGAGGATCCCCGCGAGACCCTCGACTACTCCTACCAGCGCCAGCTCGAGCTGCTGCAGAAGGTGCGTCGCGGCGTCGCCGACGTGGCCACCAGCCGCAAGCGGGTGGAGCTCCAGGCCAACCAGCTGGACGCCGAGATGAAGAAGCTGACGCTGTCGGCGTCCCGCGCCCTCGAGGTCAACCGCGAGGACCTGGCCCGCGAGGCGCTCACCCGCAAGTCCGGCCTCCAGGGCCAGCTCGACGACCTGATGGCCCAGCACGCGACCCTGCAGGGCGAGGAGGAGAAGCTCGTCCGGGCGTCCACCCGCCTGCAGGCCAAGGTCGACGCGTTCCGCACCCGCAAGGAGACCATCAAGGCCACCTACTCCGCCGCCGAGGCACAGACCCGCATCAACGAGGCCTTCACCGGCATCTCCGAGGAGATGGGCGACGTCGGCCTGGCGATCCAGCGGGCCGAGGACAAGACGGCCCAGATGCAGGCCCGCGCCGGTGCCATCGACGAGCTGCTCGCCTCCGGCGCGCTGGAGGACCCCAGCGGCAGCTTCAAGGACGACATCACCCGTGAGCTCGACTCGCTGGCGTCCTCCTCCCAGGTCGAGAACGAGCTGGCCGCGCTGAAGGCGTCCATGGGCCAGCTGACCACCGGCGCCGCCCCGCAGGCCGCCCCGCAGCTGCCGTCGGCCCCGGCCGAGCCGGTGGACGCGGAGGTCGACGAGGTCGCACCCACCGCGGAGGCCCCCGAGGGCCACGCGCCCGAGCAGGGCAAGCCGGCCCAGGGGGTGTGA
- a CDS encoding leucyl aminopeptidase: MTGPHSTYPLKEKDPVPNAALPSITAAASLPKEADLLVVGLADASDGPVLVGVPDELDKAWAKRHGTSLLESAQSMGAAAKPGTTVVLPGQPGLVVTGIGGVDVTPEQVRRAAGNAVRAAAKVAGDRTLAVALSFEAIEPEVLRGVAEGALLGAYGYAKETRQEAKRPLGSLVVVSPAKDAKAHVDEATVVATAVCRARDWVNTPPNALYPETFADAARALARDARLDVEVLDEKALARGGYGGILGVGGGSSRPPRLVRIEYNPRGAKTHLALVGKGITFDTGGLNLKPADGMITMKCDMAGAAAVIAAVRAIADLKLKVRVTAYAAMAENMPSGTAYRPSDVLTMYGGKTVENANSDAEGRLVMADALVRAGEDNPDLVVDVATLTGACVVALGERVAGLMASDDETADDLLDAAEASGEAFWQLPIPEEIRDNLKSEVADLASSGKSRYGGALTAAAFLQSFVPEGNRWAHLDIAGPAWNGGGPYDYVPTGGTGSGVRTLISLARQLAG; the protein is encoded by the coding sequence GTGACCGGACCCCACTCGACGTACCCGCTGAAGGAGAAGGACCCCGTGCCCAACGCCGCGCTCCCCTCGATCACCGCTGCCGCGTCCCTGCCGAAGGAGGCCGACCTCCTCGTCGTCGGCCTGGCGGACGCCTCGGACGGCCCCGTCCTCGTCGGGGTTCCCGACGAGCTCGACAAGGCGTGGGCCAAGCGCCACGGGACGTCTCTGCTGGAGTCGGCGCAGTCGATGGGCGCCGCGGCCAAGCCCGGCACCACCGTGGTCCTCCCCGGCCAGCCCGGCCTGGTCGTCACGGGCATCGGCGGGGTCGACGTCACCCCCGAGCAGGTCCGCCGGGCCGCGGGCAACGCGGTGCGCGCCGCAGCCAAGGTGGCCGGCGACCGCACGCTGGCCGTCGCGCTCAGCTTCGAGGCCATCGAGCCCGAGGTGCTGCGCGGCGTCGCCGAGGGCGCGCTGCTCGGCGCGTACGGCTACGCCAAGGAGACCCGCCAGGAGGCCAAGCGGCCCCTCGGCTCGCTCGTGGTCGTCTCCCCCGCCAAGGACGCCAAGGCCCACGTCGACGAGGCGACCGTCGTCGCCACCGCCGTGTGCCGCGCCCGCGACTGGGTGAACACCCCGCCGAACGCCCTCTACCCCGAGACCTTCGCCGACGCCGCCCGTGCGCTGGCGCGCGACGCGCGCCTCGACGTCGAGGTGCTCGACGAGAAGGCGCTGGCCCGCGGCGGCTACGGCGGCATCCTCGGCGTCGGCGGCGGCTCGTCCCGCCCGCCGCGCCTGGTCCGCATCGAGTACAACCCCCGCGGCGCGAAGACCCACCTTGCCCTCGTCGGCAAGGGCATCACCTTCGACACCGGGGGCCTCAACCTCAAGCCCGCCGACGGCATGATCACCATGAAGTGCGACATGGCCGGCGCCGCCGCGGTGATCGCCGCCGTGCGCGCGATCGCCGACCTCAAGCTCAAGGTGCGCGTCACCGCCTACGCGGCCATGGCCGAGAACATGCCCTCGGGTACGGCCTACCGCCCCTCCGACGTGCTGACCATGTACGGCGGCAAGACGGTCGAGAACGCGAACTCGGACGCCGAGGGTCGCCTCGTCATGGCTGACGCGCTGGTCCGTGCCGGGGAGGACAACCCCGACCTGGTCGTCGACGTCGCCACCCTCACGGGCGCCTGCGTGGTCGCCCTGGGCGAGCGCGTGGCCGGGCTGATGGCGTCCGACGACGAGACCGCCGACGACCTGCTGGACGCCGCCGAGGCCTCCGGCGAGGCGTTCTGGCAGTTGCCGATCCCGGAGGAGATCCGCGACAACCTCAAGTCGGAGGTGGCCGACCTGGCCAGCTCGGGCAAGTCCCGCTACGGCGGTGCCCTCACGGCGGCGGCGTTCCTGCAGTCGTTCGTGCCCGAGGGGAACCGTTGGGCGCACCTCGACATCGCCGGCCCCGCGTGGAACGGCGGCGGCCCCTACGACTACGTGCCCACCGGTGGCACGGGGTCCGGGGTCCGCACCCTCATCTCCCTCGCCCGGCAGCTCGCCGGGTGA
- the sucB gene encoding 2-oxoglutarate dehydrogenase, E2 component, dihydrolipoamide succinyltransferase — MPTNVPLPALGESVTEGTISRWLKQVGDTVEVDEALVEVSTDKVDTEIPSPVAGTVLEILFQEDDTAEVGAVLAVIGEPGEASGGGDAPAAAPAEEVQEVADTPAEEQAAPVDPSAAEQQAAAAPSGGAAQGTEVTLPALGESVTEGTISRWLKAVGDTVEADEALVEVSTDKVDTEIPSPAAGTLLEIRVQEDETAEVGAVLAIIGDPNAAGSAPAEAPAAPAQEEPKQQEAPKEEPKQEAPQEPKQEAPKQEAPKEEAAPRRAAEAPDTGYVTPLVRKLAAQHGIDLNSVQGSGVGGRIRKQDVLAAAEAAKAPKQEAPAAAPAAAPAAAAPAAPAAPAASAPQGDPAAEAKRGTTEKMSRLRKIIASRMVESLQVSAQLTATVEVDLTNISKIRAKAKDAFKAREGASLSYLPFITKAAVEGLKNFPKLNAQIDTEAGEIHYRDSEHVGIAVDTERGLLVPVVKDAGDLNVTGLAKKIADIAARTRTNKVGPDELSGGTFTITNYGSAGTLFDTPIVNQPEVAILGTGALVKRPVVVNDPELGEVIAIRDMMYLSLSYDHRLVDGADAARFLSFVKARLEEGDFGAEFGA, encoded by the coding sequence ATGCCGACCAATGTCCCCCTTCCCGCACTGGGTGAAAGCGTCACGGAAGGCACCATCTCCCGCTGGCTGAAGCAGGTCGGCGACACCGTCGAGGTCGACGAGGCGCTGGTGGAGGTGTCGACCGACAAGGTCGACACCGAGATCCCGTCGCCGGTGGCCGGCACGGTGCTGGAGATCCTCTTCCAGGAGGACGACACCGCCGAGGTCGGCGCCGTCCTGGCCGTGATCGGCGAGCCCGGCGAGGCCTCCGGCGGCGGCGACGCCCCCGCGGCCGCCCCGGCCGAGGAGGTCCAGGAGGTGGCCGACACCCCCGCCGAGGAGCAGGCCGCCCCGGTCGACCCGAGCGCGGCCGAGCAGCAGGCCGCCGCGGCCCCCTCCGGTGGTGCCGCGCAGGGCACCGAGGTGACCCTGCCCGCGCTGGGTGAGTCCGTCACCGAGGGCACCATCTCCCGCTGGCTCAAGGCCGTCGGCGACACCGTCGAGGCCGACGAGGCCCTGGTCGAGGTCTCCACCGACAAGGTCGACACCGAGATCCCCTCCCCCGCCGCCGGCACCCTCCTCGAGATCCGCGTCCAGGAGGACGAGACCGCCGAGGTCGGCGCCGTCTTGGCCATCATCGGCGACCCCAACGCCGCCGGCTCCGCCCCCGCCGAGGCCCCCGCGGCCCCCGCCCAGGAGGAGCCCAAGCAGCAGGAGGCCCCGAAGGAGGAGCCGAAGCAGGAGGCTCCCCAGGAGCCCAAGCAGGAGGCCCCGAAGCAGGAGGCTCCCAAGGAGGAGGCCGCGCCGCGCCGGGCCGCCGAGGCGCCCGACACCGGCTACGTGACCCCGCTGGTCCGCAAGCTCGCCGCCCAGCACGGCATCGACCTGAACTCGGTGCAGGGCTCCGGCGTCGGTGGCCGCATCCGCAAGCAGGACGTCCTGGCCGCCGCCGAGGCCGCCAAGGCCCCGAAACAGGAGGCCCCCGCCGCCGCTCCGGCTGCTGCTCCCGCCGCCGCTGCACCGGCCGCCCCGGCCGCACCCGCGGCGTCCGCCCCGCAGGGTGACCCGGCCGCCGAGGCCAAGCGCGGCACGACCGAGAAGATGTCGCGCCTGCGCAAGATCATCGCCTCGCGCATGGTCGAGTCCCTGCAGGTCTCGGCGCAGCTCACGGCGACGGTCGAGGTCGACCTGACCAACATCAGCAAGATCCGCGCGAAGGCCAAGGACGCCTTCAAGGCCCGCGAGGGTGCCTCGCTGTCGTACCTGCCGTTCATCACGAAGGCGGCGGTCGAGGGCCTGAAGAACTTCCCGAAGCTCAACGCGCAGATCGACACCGAGGCCGGCGAGATCCACTACCGCGACTCCGAGCACGTCGGCATCGCCGTGGACACCGAGCGTGGCCTGCTGGTCCCGGTCGTCAAGGACGCGGGTGACCTCAACGTCACCGGCCTGGCCAAGAAGATCGCCGACATCGCGGCGCGGACCCGCACCAACAAGGTGGGCCCCGACGAGCTGTCCGGCGGCACCTTCACCATCACGAACTACGGGTCGGCGGGCACGCTGTTCGACACCCCGATCGTGAACCAGCCCGAGGTCGCCATCCTCGGCACCGGCGCGCTCGTGAAGCGCCCGGTCGTCGTGAACGACCCCGAGCTGGGTGAGGTCATCGCGATCCGCGACATGATGTACCTGTCGCTGTCCTACGACCACCGCCTGGTCGACGGTGCCGACGCCGCGCGCTTCCTCTCCTTCGTGAAGGCGCGCCTGGAGGAGGGCGACTTCGGGGCCGAGTTCGGCGCCTGA
- a CDS encoding PspA-associated protein PspAA, with the protein MIVRILGEGQYRLEDAELDILNALDDDVEAAAVAGDEEWLKRALERLLAEVRSQGVVLDDDLLIDSDLILPDADAGVEQVREWIGRSDEHSGLIPE; encoded by the coding sequence GTGATCGTCCGCATCCTCGGTGAGGGCCAGTACCGGCTCGAGGACGCCGAGCTCGACATCCTCAACGCGCTGGACGACGACGTCGAGGCCGCGGCGGTCGCTGGCGACGAGGAGTGGCTCAAGCGGGCCCTCGAGCGCCTGCTGGCCGAGGTCCGCAGCCAGGGCGTCGTCCTCGACGACGACCTCCTGATCGACTCCGACCTGATCCTGCCCGACGCCGACGCCGGCGTGGAGCAGGTGCGGGAGTGGATCGGCCGCAGCGACGAGCACTCGGGGCTGATCCCGGAGTGA
- a CDS encoding 6-phosphofructokinase: protein MAVRIGVLTSGGDAPGMNAAVRAVVRAGIGAGAEVYGILEGWKGAVDGGDQIRPLSWDDVSGITADGGTVIGTARCAEFRTEEGRRRAAANLIGHGIDRIIVIGGDGSLTGTDMLRAEWPDHVAALRDAGEITPEQAERHGHLVIAGLVGTIDNDMVGTDMTIGTDSALHRITEAIDAIASTAASHQRIFVVEVMGRHCGYLALMSAIAGGADYALVPEFPPEAGWQSHLASVLKRSRDAGRRSSIVVVAEGAADRQGRPITADDVRSALADEMGEDPRVTILGHVQRGGIPSAYDRWMASLVGHAAVDEVLRGDREPQVIGVRANRPHPMPLADAVAATRAVATFVEEGRYEEAMAARGSSFVQMHKTFRRLSEARTRGPEHATGKRIAVMHAGGLAPGMNPAAKALVRLGVDRGHTMVGVEGGFPGLIAGDLHELGWADVEGWSSAGGANLGTQRWIPGEEDLYALARSIETQALDGIVVIGGFQAYRALTLFHAERKRFPALGIPMVVVPASIDNNLPSLQMAIGADTALNVAVESVDRIKRSASATQRAFVVEVMGRRCGFLALTTGVAAGAERVYLQEDGLTIADLKEDVDAMIEAFASGQDRWLAIRNEEASAFYTTDLLTRMFEAEGRGAFSVRGVVLGHVQQGGIPTPFDRINGVRLAAQVTDWMTEALASGEAVHGFTTPEGVRSVRDLDDLVDWDVRRPKEQWWMVLKPVLSALGSRPTA, encoded by the coding sequence ATGGCAGTGCGCATCGGTGTCCTGACCTCGGGCGGGGACGCCCCCGGCATGAACGCGGCCGTGCGGGCCGTGGTCCGCGCCGGCATCGGCGCCGGCGCCGAGGTCTACGGGATCCTCGAGGGTTGGAAGGGCGCCGTCGACGGGGGCGACCAGATCCGCCCGCTGTCGTGGGACGACGTGTCCGGCATCACCGCCGACGGCGGCACCGTGATCGGCACCGCCCGGTGCGCCGAGTTCCGCACCGAGGAGGGCCGGCGCCGGGCCGCGGCGAACCTCATCGGCCACGGCATCGACCGCATCATCGTGATCGGCGGCGACGGCTCCCTCACCGGCACCGACATGCTGCGCGCCGAGTGGCCCGACCACGTGGCCGCCCTGCGGGACGCCGGCGAGATCACCCCCGAGCAGGCCGAGCGCCACGGGCACCTGGTCATCGCCGGCCTCGTCGGGACGATCGACAACGACATGGTCGGCACCGACATGACGATCGGCACCGACTCCGCCCTCCACCGCATCACCGAGGCGATCGACGCCATCGCCAGCACCGCGGCGTCCCACCAGCGCATCTTCGTCGTCGAGGTGATGGGCCGCCACTGCGGCTACCTCGCCCTGATGAGCGCGATCGCGGGCGGTGCCGACTACGCGCTGGTGCCCGAGTTCCCGCCCGAGGCGGGCTGGCAGTCGCACCTGGCGTCGGTGCTGAAGCGATCCCGCGACGCAGGGCGGCGCAGCTCGATCGTCGTGGTGGCCGAGGGCGCCGCCGACCGGCAGGGGCGTCCCATCACGGCCGACGACGTGCGCAGCGCGCTGGCCGACGAGATGGGCGAGGACCCCCGCGTCACGATCCTGGGCCACGTCCAGCGCGGTGGCATCCCCTCGGCCTACGACCGGTGGATGGCGTCCCTGGTCGGGCACGCGGCCGTCGACGAGGTGCTGCGGGGCGATCGCGAGCCGCAGGTCATCGGCGTCCGGGCCAACCGCCCGCACCCCATGCCGCTGGCGGACGCCGTGGCCGCCACCCGCGCCGTGGCCACGTTCGTCGAGGAGGGGCGCTACGAGGAGGCCATGGCCGCCCGCGGCAGCTCCTTCGTCCAGATGCACAAGACCTTCCGCCGGCTGTCGGAGGCCCGCACCCGCGGTCCCGAGCACGCCACCGGCAAGCGCATCGCCGTCATGCACGCGGGCGGGCTCGCGCCGGGCATGAACCCCGCCGCGAAGGCCCTGGTCCGGCTGGGCGTCGACCGCGGGCACACGATGGTGGGGGTCGAGGGCGGCTTCCCGGGCCTGATCGCGGGCGACCTGCACGAGCTCGGGTGGGCCGACGTCGAGGGCTGGTCGTCGGCGGGCGGGGCCAACCTGGGCACCCAACGGTGGATCCCCGGCGAGGAGGACCTCTACGCCCTTGCGCGCTCGATCGAGACCCAGGCCCTGGACGGCATCGTCGTCATCGGCGGGTTCCAGGCCTACCGGGCGCTCACCCTGTTCCACGCCGAGCGCAAGCGGTTCCCCGCCCTGGGGATCCCGATGGTGGTCGTGCCGGCGTCCATCGACAACAACCTGCCCAGCCTGCAGATGGCCATCGGTGCCGACACCGCCCTCAACGTGGCGGTCGAGTCGGTGGACCGGATCAAGCGGTCCGCGTCGGCCACGCAGCGGGCGTTCGTGGTCGAGGTGATGGGACGCCGGTGCGGCTTCCTCGCCCTGACCACCGGTGTCGCCGCCGGCGCCGAGCGCGTCTACCTGCAGGAGGACGGGCTCACCATCGCCGACCTCAAGGAGGACGTGGACGCGATGATCGAGGCCTTCGCGTCCGGGCAGGACCGGTGGCTGGCGATCCGCAACGAGGAGGCGTCCGCGTTCTACACCACCGACCTGCTGACCCGGATGTTCGAGGCCGAGGGTCGGGGCGCGTTCAGCGTCCGCGGCGTGGTGCTCGGCCACGTCCAGCAGGGCGGCATCCCGACCCCCTTCGACCGCATCAACGGCGTCCGGCTGGCCGCGCAGGTGACCGACTGGATGACCGAGGCGCTGGCGTCCGGCGAGGCCGTGCACGGGTTCACCACACCGGAGGGCGTCCGGTCGGTGCGCGACCTGGACGACCTCGTGGACTGGGACGTGCGGCGTCCGAAGGAGCAGTGGTGGATGGTGCTGAAGCCGGTGCTGTCCGCCCTCGGGAGCCGCCCGACGGCATGA
- the gcvT gene encoding glycine cleavage system aminomethyltransferase GcvT: MADLKTSPLHERHVALGAKFAEFGGWSMPLQYSSIVAEHKAVRDAVGIFDVSHLGNARVTGPGARDFVNACFTNDLGKIGPGQAQYTLCCAEDGGVVDDLIQYLVSDDEVILIPNAANTTEVVRRLEEAAPEGITVTNEHDDYAIIAVQGPHSDELLEKLGVVADFDYMQFREATFDGVPLTVCRTGYTGERGYELVCRTEDALTVWDAVVAAGEEFGMLPCGLGARDTLRTEMGYPLHGHELSLEINPVEAGAGWAVGWSKPTFWGADALRAAKETGPARRSRAIKSSGRAIPRPGMECVDADGNVVGTVTSGTFSPTLQVGIGLALLAPEYTPGTQVGVQVRRNVEQFEVVKPPFVQTQVRSA, encoded by the coding sequence ATGGCTGATCTGAAGACGTCACCCCTGCACGAGCGCCACGTCGCGCTCGGGGCCAAGTTCGCCGAGTTCGGCGGCTGGTCGATGCCGCTGCAGTACTCCTCGATCGTCGCCGAGCACAAGGCCGTGCGCGACGCCGTGGGCATCTTCGACGTGAGCCACCTGGGCAACGCGCGGGTCACCGGCCCCGGCGCCCGTGACTTCGTCAACGCCTGCTTCACCAACGACCTGGGCAAGATCGGCCCGGGTCAGGCCCAGTACACGCTGTGCTGCGCCGAGGACGGCGGCGTGGTCGACGACCTCATCCAGTACCTGGTCTCCGACGACGAGGTCATCCTGATCCCGAACGCGGCGAACACCACCGAGGTCGTCCGCCGCCTCGAAGAGGCCGCCCCCGAGGGCATCACCGTCACCAATGAGCACGACGACTACGCGATCATCGCCGTCCAGGGCCCGCACTCCGACGAGCTGCTCGAGAAGCTCGGCGTCGTGGCCGACTTCGACTACATGCAGTTCCGCGAGGCCACCTTCGACGGCGTCCCGCTGACCGTGTGCCGCACCGGCTACACCGGCGAGCGCGGCTACGAGCTGGTCTGCCGCACCGAGGACGCCCTGACCGTCTGGGACGCCGTGGTCGCCGCCGGCGAGGAGTTCGGCATGCTGCCGTGCGGCCTCGGCGCCCGCGACACCCTGCGCACCGAGATGGGCTACCCGCTGCACGGCCACGAGCTGTCGCTCGAGATCAACCCGGTCGAGGCCGGCGCCGGCTGGGCCGTCGGGTGGTCCAAGCCCACCTTCTGGGGTGCGGACGCCCTCCGCGCGGCCAAGGAGACCGGCCCGGCCCGCCGCTCGCGCGCCATCAAGTCGTCCGGACGCGCGATCCCGCGCCCCGGCATGGAGTGCGTGGACGCCGACGGCAACGTCGTCGGGACGGTCACGTCCGGGACCTTCTCCCCGACGCTGCAGGTCGGCATCGGCCTGGCGCTGCTGGCGCCCGAGTACACGCCTGGGACGCAGGTCGGCGTCCAGGTGCGCCGCAACGTCGAGCAGTTCGAGGTCGTGAAGCCCCCGTTCGTGCAGACGCAGGTGCGATCCGCTTGA